AGCGCTTGCCGATATAGTTGCAGAGCACAAGAAAAGACGGTTGAAGAGCTTTTCCAGCGCCGTGCAACAAAACGTCAAGCTGACGAGAGCGTCGTCGGACTGCGCCAGCTTTGTAGCGTCCACCTAGAGCGCTATCCGATCCAATTGGATCGGATAGCGCTCTAAAATTCTTTCGTTCGAGCGAATTCCGTTCGATCGGAAAGCGCTCCAGCCGGCTCTTTGCCCAACGCGGCGACACGATGCGCCAAAGCTGCAGGAGATGGGAGCGACCTTTTCGACGACGAACAGGTTGCGTGGTTCGTTCTTATTTCACCATGTCGCCTCACCGTCTCCGGCCGGCGGCGCGCAGGCGCGGGATGCAGCGCTCGAGATTGGCGCGGGCCGCCGCGTCCCAGAGCGCGCGCGTCTCGGGGCGGCGAAAGATCGGCGCGCCCTCGCGTGCAAAACTCTCTAGCAGATTCGCCTGATCGGACGCGAATTGCGTCTCGTCGACGCCGGCCGATTCCGTCCTGATCTTGCGCGTGTTGTCGGCGAACGCCTCCCAGGGCGCAGCGAGCGGGCTGAGATCGAGATCGACAAACAGATCGAGATCGCCGGCGAAGCCCGGATAATGCGCCGCCGCCGCCCGCGCATGGGCGTGATCGGCGGTCGCCGTCACGAGATCGGCGACCGCCTGCCGCTCGCTTCCGCACAGCAGCGTGCAGCGGCGAAACGCCTCGACGCTGTCGCGCACATTCTGCGCATCGCTATGCGCGCGCCCATCCGCCTCGCGGGCGCGATGCACGACGTCGTGCCAGAAAATGGCGATGGCGATGAGATCGGGACGCGCGGCGAGGCGCTCGAACCGCTCGAGCCCAACGAGCAGAGCGTCGATGTGCTCCCAAGTGTGATAGGCCCGATGCGCCTGCCGATAAGCGGCGTCGAGAACCGCATAGGCGCCCGGCTCATGCGCTGCTTCTATCCTGCGCCAAAATCGTCTGCGAATAGGTTCGTTCATCGCGTCTTCCAAGAAATCTCTACTTGCGCCCCGGCGCCCATGCCGGCGTCCAATCGTCGCCGGAAGGAGGCGCCTGCTCGAGCGCGGCGAAACGCTCCACCAGCGCGCCATAGAGATCGCGCCACTGCGGCTCGGCCCGGGCGCGCAAAGCCTCCGCCCGCTCGCGCGCTTCGCCGAAAGCGCGGCCACGATAGCACGCCATCATCGCGTCATGCTCGCTGCGCCAGTCGCCGAAGGCGGCGCCCGTCGCGACCGAGGCGTCGCCCGCCAGAGCGAATATCTCGGTCGGCGCGCGGCGTCCCGCCACGATCGCCGCGCCGAGCGAAAGCCATGCGAGATCCGGGGCGGCGGCGCGCACGGCGCCGGAGGCGATGATGTCGGTGCGGAACGTCTTGCACAATCCTTCGAGGCGGGAAGCGAGATTCACATCGTCGCCCAGGATGGAGTAATCGAAGCGGCGCGTCGAGCCCATATTGCCGACGCTGCACGGCCCGAGATTGACGCCGATCCCCATCGCCGCGGGACGGTGCGGATGGCCCTGCGCCTCGGCCTTGGCGGCGCGCTCGGCGTTGAGCCCGGCCAGAGCCGCGCGCATCGCCAGCACCGCCATCGCCGCCTTGCGCGGATGATCGGCGACGTCGAGCGGCGCGTTCCAGAAAGCGACGATGGCGTCGCCGACATATTTGTCGATGGTCCCCTCGCTGTCGAGGATCGCGTCGGTCATCGGCGTCAGATAATCATTCATGAACAGCGTGAGCTCCTGCGCGCTCATGCCTTCCGACAGCCCCGAGAAATCGCGCAGATCGGAGAACATCACGGTGAGCTCACGCGTCTCGCCGCCGAGCGCCAGACGCTCGGGATGCGCGACGAGCCGGTCGACCACCGCGGGCGCGACGAATTTGCCGAAGGCGTTGTGCACGCGCTGGCGCTGGAGCTGATCGAAACGCCACAAGGTCAAGGCGCCGACGCCATAAGCGATCACGGCGGCGAGGCTCGGAAAGGCGGGATCGAGCAGCAGCGCCTCGCGCTCGAAGGCGTAGAACGCGCCGCCGAAGGTCGCGGCGACGGCGCCCGCGGCCACCGCCGCAGAGACGAAGGGCGAGGCGACGAGCAGCGCCAGCGCCACGAGCGCGTAGGCGAGCCCGGCGACGAGAAGCTCCAGCCCCGGCGCCCAGTCGGGCCGCGACAGCAGCGCGCCCGAGAGCAGCGATTCGAGCATTTGCGCATGAATGTCGACGCCGGCGGCCGCGGGCTCGAGCGGCGTCGCGCGAATGTCGCCGGCGCCGACGGCGACGACGCCGATGAGAATGATGCGCCCGTCGATCGCCTCGCGCGGCGCGCGGCCGTTCAGCACATCGGCGGCCGAGACCCGCCGCTGCGGCGCCACGTCGGCGTAGCGCGGGCGGATGTCGCCGGCGGCGCCGCTGGCGATCTCGAGTTCCCCCACCTTCACCGCATTGACGCCGGTGCGTTGTCCGAAGGCCGCCTCGCCGCTGGCGTTGGAGGAGCGGATCACAATGGTCGTCGCGCCCTGCGCGACGCGCAGCGCCTCGAGCGCCAGCGACGGCACGACGCCCTGCGGGCCGACGGCGACGAGCGGAATGCGCCGCACGGTCTGGTCGCGGTCGGGCCGCCAATTGGTCGCGCCGAGCCCCTGCGCCGCCTCGGCCAGCTCCGGCAACGGCGCGACGACCGCGGGGAAAGCGACGAGAAACTCCTCCGGATCGTCGCCGGCGATGGCGACGCCGGTCTTGGGCGGCGGCAGCGGGCCCGCCCCCTCTTCCGAGAGCGTCATGCCGAGCACCACTGGCGCCGCGGCGATGGCCTTGGCGAAGACGCGGTCATTGGATGCGGCGCCGGCGGCGGCGGCCAGGATTTTCTTCTTGGCCGGCCCTTCGGGCAGCTCGCGCAGGAAAAACTCGAGGCTCGCACGGTCCGGCTCGGCGAAGACGCAGTCGAAGGCGATGACCGCCGCGCCCATGGCGGCGAGCCGGCTGGTCAGCTCCGCCAACCGTGTGCGCGGCCAGGGCCATTGGCCGAAAGCCGAGAGGCTCGCCTCGTCCACGGCGACGACGCGAACGGGCGTCTCGGGGTCATAGCGGCGCGGCGACAGACGCTGAAACGAATCGAAGACGAAATTGCGCAGATCGTCGAGCAGCCGCGGCTGCGCCCGGCCGAAGGTCAGCACGCTCGTCGCGACGGCGGCGGACAAGATGAGATAGAGAGGCGTGCGCCGCTTCAGCCCGCGCACGCGCTCGGCCACGCGCATCAATAGGCGGAGCCCGCGCCGCCCCCCACGCCGCCCTCGCCCGGAGGCTCGGCCGTGGGCGCAGCCGGCGCCGCCGGCTGATGGACGCTCCCGGCATGGCTGCGCACGAGCGACTGGCCCGCCCAGAACATGTTCAGCGTGTCTAGCCCCGGCCCCCGGTCGCTGTCGGCGGAGCCGAGCAGCGGCCGGTCGCCGCCGAGCAGGCGCTCGGCCTCCTCCTCGGTCGGCAGAATGTCGGCGCCGCCATGCTGGGCGAGCTCGCTCGCCAGCTCCTTCTGCAGGCCGGAGACGATCTCGGCCGAGACGCGAAAGGCCTCGCCGATCTCGCCGCTCGGCGAGACGCAAACGCCCGCGCCGGCGCGCGAGAGCACGCGCGAGCCGCCCTTCGTGCGAATGGTCAGCGCGCCGAACTGATCGACGATCAGCGCGCCGCATCTGGGGCGGCTGAGATCGACCAGAACCGTGCCGCCGCGCACGGCGATCGTCGCCGTCGGCGTCTTGATCGAGGCGCCGCCGCCATGGCTGACGCCGCCGCCGACGAACCGCAGCACGCCCTTCGTCGCGCTGATCGTCTGCTCGCCGCCGCTCGTGCCGGAAAAGACGAAACGGTCGATCGTCACCTGGCTGCTGCGGCCGACCGTCAGAGTCGAGCGGTCGCGAAACACGATCTGCGCGCTCCCCGCGCGATCGGTCTCGACCCGCTCACGATCGACGACCGAAGCGCCGAGCGCCAGCGGTTTCGCCGCCTGCCCCGGCGCCGTCCCCCGCGCCGATTGATTGACGGCGCCGATGCTGCCGACCGATTCCGCGGCGGCGGCCGATACGGCGAGGACGAGGCCGGCCGCGATCGCAAATCTCGCCGCTGAGGTCATGCCGGCCTTCCTCTCGTGTGGTTTCGAGAAGCGAGCCTGAAGGCTCGCGGTCCACAGCCCGCCCCTGGACCGCGAGCCTTCGGGCTCGCTCTCGCCCGTTTTCAAATCCAGCGCCGCGCGCATTCTTAAAACCGCGCCACGGGGCCGAACCATACCGAGAGATTGTCGGTGCGGAAATTCGGCAAATTGGAGTCATAACGGGCGTATTCGAAGGCCGCCGTCACCCCGACGAATCGCGTGAGCGGCGCCTCGACGAGCACACCCGCCGCCCAGCCCGTGTCGCGCCGCGCCCGCGCCGGATCGAGCAGCGGATCGGCGGCGTCATAAGAGCTGTGGAACACGCGGCCGAAGGGGGCGAGCGACCATTTCCCCGCGCCGGCGAGCGGCGAATCGAAATCGAAGCGCAGCAGCGCCTGGCCCTCGACCTGATCGAAGCTCTGCGACAGGCGGGCGGCGTTGGCGCGGGTGAAGGCGGCGCGCGTCTCGAGCCGGATATTCTCCCGCGGCGCCCACAGTCCGGCGAGCGAGGCGGTCACCGCCCCGCCCGTGCCGAGCGCGGCGGCGGAGGGGAAGAGCCCGGTCGAGGCGACCGAGAGATAGCGAATCTCGACGCCCGGCTCGACGACGACGTCCTCGCGCAAGGGCGCGGCGACAGAGACGCCGGCGCCGCCGGAATTGAGATAATTGGAGCCTCCGACATAGGAGGTCATGCCGG
The sequence above is a segment of the Methylosinus trichosporium OB3b genome. Coding sequences within it:
- a CDS encoding FecR family protein, with the protein product MTSAARFAIAAGLVLAVSAAAAESVGSIGAVNQSARGTAPGQAAKPLALGASVVDRERVETDRAGSAQIVFRDRSTLTVGRSSQVTIDRFVFSGTSGGEQTISATKGVLRFVGGGVSHGGGASIKTPTATIAVRGGTVLVDLSRPRCGALIVDQFGALTIRTKGGSRVLSRAGAGVCVSPSGEIGEAFRVSAEIVSGLQKELASELAQHGGADILPTEEEAERLLGGDRPLLGSADSDRGPGLDTLNMFWAGQSLVRSHAGSVHQPAAPAAPTAEPPGEGGVGGGAGSAY
- a CDS encoding CHASE2 domain-containing protein; amino-acid sequence: MRVAERVRGLKRRTPLYLILSAAVATSVLTFGRAQPRLLDDLRNFVFDSFQRLSPRRYDPETPVRVVAVDEASLSAFGQWPWPRTRLAELTSRLAAMGAAVIAFDCVFAEPDRASLEFFLRELPEGPAKKKILAAAAGAASNDRVFAKAIAAAPVVLGMTLSEEGAGPLPPPKTGVAIAGDDPEEFLVAFPAVVAPLPELAEAAQGLGATNWRPDRDQTVRRIPLVAVGPQGVVPSLALEALRVAQGATTIVIRSSNASGEAAFGQRTGVNAVKVGELEIASGAAGDIRPRYADVAPQRRVSAADVLNGRAPREAIDGRIILIGVVAVGAGDIRATPLEPAAAGVDIHAQMLESLLSGALLSRPDWAPGLELLVAGLAYALVALALLVASPFVSAAVAAGAVAATFGGAFYAFEREALLLDPAFPSLAAVIAYGVGALTLWRFDQLQRQRVHNAFGKFVAPAVVDRLVAHPERLALGGETRELTVMFSDLRDFSGLSEGMSAQELTLFMNDYLTPMTDAILDSEGTIDKYVGDAIVAFWNAPLDVADHPRKAAMAVLAMRAALAGLNAERAAKAEAQGHPHRPAAMGIGVNLGPCSVGNMGSTRRFDYSILGDDVNLASRLEGLCKTFRTDIIASGAVRAAAPDLAWLSLGAAIVAGRRAPTEIFALAGDASVATGAAFGDWRSEHDAMMACYRGRAFGEARERAEALRARAEPQWRDLYGALVERFAALEQAPPSGDDWTPAWAPGRK